In a single window of the Hippocampus zosterae strain Florida chromosome 6, ASM2543408v3, whole genome shotgun sequence genome:
- the LOC127601919 gene encoding AP2-associated protein kinase 1-like isoform X6, protein MKKFFDSRRELVSSGPGQGAGGGGAGSSSGGSFIGRVFTLGRHQVTIEEIVAEGGFAIVFLVRTNQGQRCALKRMYVNNEHDLQICKMEIQIMRDLVGHKNIVGFLDSSIAAVGAGDVWEVLILMDFCRGGQVVNLMNQRLQTGFTEAEVLQVFCDTCEAVARLHQSKTPIIHRDLKVENILLHDQGHYVLCDFGSATNHFQNPQTEGVPVIEEEIKKYTTLSYRAPEMVNLYAGKVITTKADIWAMGCLLYKLCYFTLPFGESQVAICDGSFTIPDNSRYSHDMHCLIRYILEPDPDKRPDIYQVSYFAFKLNGQECPVPNLHNSSIPAKLPEPIKASEAVVKKSQTKARITDPIPTTETSIAPRQRPKPGQTQPQPISGILPIQAGLTPRKRPNVAAAAPQAIGVGVNVPTPGALQTSQQAPAAAQASVRPMQTTTIQPQITPRPQQLHMKQQQSSAFVHLQIAQQSFDYQVQHTATVTPTLLQYKAKSDFLALTLRRQQQHEVQESPVLHLTPIPECSVIGPAADPDVATVRGHKVGSLTPPSSPKMAAKSGHRRILSDVTHSAIFGVPISKSTQLLQTAAAEASLNKSKSASTTPSGSPCSSQQTVYHPADVDTQSAHVTPNTQPSWNPFGDDNFSKLTAEELLNKDFAKLGENAAPEEKSRGDSLIHRLNSFGDSSFLMSQGEKGNSDEFDPIPVLISKTSNQDVQLDSNGYSVLGQEGCGSETVGDSAANDVCIHSSDEDQEKETCQEQQQNFEADAEGPTSAQDLSGSRPLLLDSEEDEEHGTQPSFHSTPATCVPSSATVAQNHYQLDPEPASADIFSKAPFCLTQQGAGDVFANAPFPSGPLAAQQQPDVFSQAPFAKRKEAALPAYLYGAALVPEQGTLGQIAPHPFRPQELAKYSRHFEGTVVPQNEGPFNVSNQSCVHTTDPFVSAPFHLKAPQEKR, encoded by the exons ATGAAGAAATTCTTCGACTCCCGACGGGAGCTCGTGAGCTCGGGGCCTGGTCAGGGAGCCGGCGGAGGGGGCGCAGGTTCCAGCAGCGGAGGCAGCTTCATCGGCCGGGTTTTTACCCTTGGACGACATCAAGTGACCATCGAAGAGATCGTGGCTGAAG GAGGttttgccattgtttttttggtgcGCACAAATCAGGGTCAGCGGTGTGCGCTAAAGCGGATGTATGTTAACAATGAGCATGATCTTCAAATCTGCAAAATGGAGATACAGATTATG CGGGACCTCGTAGGGCACAAAAACATAGTTGGCTTCCTGGATTCCAGCATAGCTGCAGTTGGAGCTGGCGATGTGTGGGAGGTCCTAATTCTTATGGACTTCTGTCGAG ggggacaggtggtcaacctgatgAACCAACGCTTACAGACTGGCTTCACAGAGGCAGAGGTGTTGCAGGTCTTTTGTGACACGTGTGAAGCTGTTGCTCGTCTTCACCAGTCCAAGACTCCAATCATTCATCGAGACCTCAAG GTGGAAAATATTCTTCTGCATGACCAGGGACATTATGTGCTGTGTGACTTTGGGAGCGCTACAAACCACTTCCAAAACCCACAGACAGAGGGTGTACCTGTCATTGAGGAGGAAATCAAAAA GTACACTACTTTATCATATCGTGCGCCAGAGATGGTCAACCTCTATGCTGGTAAAGTCATCACAACAAAGGCAGATATATGG GCTATGGGATGTCTTCTCTATAAACTATGCTATTTCACGCTTCCTTTTGGGGAAAGCCAAGTTGCTATCTGTGATGGCAGTTTCACCATTCCAGACAATTCACGCTACTCCCACGATATGCACTGTCTCATCA GATATATACTGGAACCCGACCCCGACAAGAGGCCAGACATCTATCAAGTATCTTACTTTGCCTTTAAACTGAATGGACAAGAGTGTCCTGTTCCAAATTTACAT AATTCATCCATTCCTGCAAAACTACCCGAGCCAATCAAAGCCAGTGAAGCAGTggtcaaaaaaagtcaaaccaaaGCCAG GATCACAGACCCAATTCCTACCACCGAAACCTCAATAGCACCTCGACAAAGGCCTAAGCCTGGCCAGACTCAACCACAGCCTATATCAGGCATCCTTCCCATACAAGCAGGTCTGACCCCACGCAAGAGGCCCAATGTTGCTGCTGCAGCACCCCAGGCCATAG GTGTAGGTGTTAATGTCCCAACTCCAGGTGCCCTCCAGACTTCCCAACAGGCTCCTGCTGCAGCACAGGCTTCAGTGCGACCAATGCAAACCACCACCATTCAGCCTCAGATCACACCGCGACCTCAGCAGCTCCACATGAAACAGCAGCAGTCTTCTGCTTTCGTACACCTACAGATTGCCCAGCAG AGCTTTGACTACCAAGTCCAGCATACTGCCACTGTGACACCCACTCTGCTGCAGTACAAAGCTAAGTCAGATTTCCTCGCTCTCACACTGCGccggcagcagcagcatgagGTCCAGGAAAGCCCAGTTCTCCATCTGACCCCCATCCCAGAGTGCTCCGTCATTGGGCCAGCTGCTGACCCAGATGTG GCAACTGTAAGAGGGCACAAAGTCGGCTCCCTAACACCCCCATCGTCCCCAAAAATGGCAGCCAAAAGTGGTCATAGACGTATCCTGAGCGACGTCACTCACAGTGCCATCTTTGGTGTCCCCATCAGCAAGTCCACCCAGCTACTGCAGACAGCCGCAGCTGAGGCCAGCCTCAACAAGTCCAA GTCAGCCAGCACGACTCCTTCTGGCTCTCCATGCTCGTCCCAGCAGACCGTATATCACCCAGCTGATGTGGACACCCAGTCTGCCCATGTGACACCCAATACTCAGCCCAGTTGGAACCCCTTTGGCGATGATAACTTCTCTAAGCTAACTGCTGAGGAGCTGCTTAACAAAGACTTTGCAAAACTAGGTGAAA atgCTGCACCAGAGGAGAAGTCCAGAGGTGACTCTCTCATTCACAGGCTCAATTCATTTGGAG ACTCTTCTTTCCTCATGTCGCAAGGAGAGAAAGGGAATAGTGACGAGTTTGACCCTATTCCCGTGCTCATCTCCAAAACCTCAAACCAAG ATGTGCAGCTGGACAGTAACGGCTACTCTGTACTTGGCCAAGAAGGGTGCGGCAGCGAAACTGTTGGAGACTCTGCAGCAAACGACGTATGTATTCACTCCAGTGATGAAGACCAGGAAAAAGAAACCTGTCAAGAACAACAGCAGAATTTCGAGGCTGACGCCGAAGGTCCTACTTCGGCCCAAGACCTCAGCGGCTCCAGACCACTGCTGCTTGACTCAGAGGAGGACGAAGAACACGGAACTCAGCCCAGCTTCCACTCAACACCAGCTACCTGTGTGCCATCATCCGCCACCGTTGCCCAGAATCATTACCAACTTGATCCCGAACCAGCCAGTGCAGATATCTTCTCAAAAGCTCCTTTTTGCCTCACCCAGCAAGGAGCGGGCGACGTGTTCGCCAACGCGCCATTTCCGAGCGGCCCGTTGGCAGCCCAACAGCAGCCGGACGTGTTCTCCCAGGCTCCGTTTGCGAAAAGAAAGGAGGCTGCACTACCTGCGTACCTTTACGGGGCAGCTCTTGTCCCTGAGCAAGGCACACTTGGACAAATTGCACCACATCCGTTCCGCCCGCAAGAGCTTGCGAAATATTCCCGCCACTTTGAGGGAACTGTCGTCCCGCAGAATGAGGGCCCGTTTAATGTGAGCAATCAAAGTTGTGTTCACACTACTGACCCTTTTGTCTCTGCGCCTTTCCACCTCAAAGCCCCACAGGAAAAGCGCTGA
- the LOC127601919 gene encoding AP2-associated protein kinase 1-like isoform X3, whose protein sequence is MKKFFDSRRELVSSGPGQGAGGGGAGSSSGGSFIGRVFTLGRHQVTIEEIVAEGGFAIVFLVRTNQGQRCALKRMYVNNEHDLQICKMEIQIMRDLVGHKNIVGFLDSSIAAVGAGDVWEVLILMDFCRGGQVVNLMNQRLQTGFTEAEVLQVFCDTCEAVARLHQSKTPIIHRDLKVENILLHDQGHYVLCDFGSATNHFQNPQTEGVPVIEEEIKKYTTLSYRAPEMVNLYAGKVITTKADIWAMGCLLYKLCYFTLPFGESQVAICDGSFTIPDNSRYSHDMHCLIRYILEPDPDKRPDIYQVSYFAFKLNGQECPVPNLHNSSIPAKLPEPIKASEAVVKKSQTKARITDPIPTTETSIAPRQRPKPGQTQPQPISGILPIQAGLTPRKRPNVAAAAPQAIGVGVNVPTPGALQTSQQAPAAAQASVRPMQTTTIQPQITPRPQQLHMKQQQSSAFVHLQIAQQSFDYQVQHTATVTPTLLQYKAKSDFLALTLRRQQQHEVQESPVLHLTPIPECSVIGPAADPDVATVRGHKVGSLTPPSSPKMAAKSGHRRILSDVTHSAIFGVPISKSTQLLQTAAAEASLNKSKSASTTPSGSPCSSQQTVYHPADVDTQSAHVTPNTQPSWNPFGDDNFSKLTAEELLNKDFAKLGENAAPEEKSRGDSLIHRLNSFGDSLNGKDSMLGCHLLSYTSHGNQNVSAPSSYRPSAPLGSCSAACLEELQPAQTAADVQLDSNGYSVLGQEGCGSETVGDSAANDVCIHSSDEDQEKETCQEQQQNFEADAEGPTSAQDLSGSRPLLLDSEEDEEHGTQPSFHSTPATCVPSSATVAQNHYQLDPEPASADIFSKAPFCLTQQGAGDVFANAPFPSGPLAAQQQPDVFSQAPFAKRKEAALPAYLYGAALVPEQGTLGQIAPHPFRPQELAKYSRHFEGTVVPQNEGPFNVSNQSCVHTTDPFVSAPFHLKAPQEKR, encoded by the exons ATGAAGAAATTCTTCGACTCCCGACGGGAGCTCGTGAGCTCGGGGCCTGGTCAGGGAGCCGGCGGAGGGGGCGCAGGTTCCAGCAGCGGAGGCAGCTTCATCGGCCGGGTTTTTACCCTTGGACGACATCAAGTGACCATCGAAGAGATCGTGGCTGAAG GAGGttttgccattgtttttttggtgcGCACAAATCAGGGTCAGCGGTGTGCGCTAAAGCGGATGTATGTTAACAATGAGCATGATCTTCAAATCTGCAAAATGGAGATACAGATTATG CGGGACCTCGTAGGGCACAAAAACATAGTTGGCTTCCTGGATTCCAGCATAGCTGCAGTTGGAGCTGGCGATGTGTGGGAGGTCCTAATTCTTATGGACTTCTGTCGAG ggggacaggtggtcaacctgatgAACCAACGCTTACAGACTGGCTTCACAGAGGCAGAGGTGTTGCAGGTCTTTTGTGACACGTGTGAAGCTGTTGCTCGTCTTCACCAGTCCAAGACTCCAATCATTCATCGAGACCTCAAG GTGGAAAATATTCTTCTGCATGACCAGGGACATTATGTGCTGTGTGACTTTGGGAGCGCTACAAACCACTTCCAAAACCCACAGACAGAGGGTGTACCTGTCATTGAGGAGGAAATCAAAAA GTACACTACTTTATCATATCGTGCGCCAGAGATGGTCAACCTCTATGCTGGTAAAGTCATCACAACAAAGGCAGATATATGG GCTATGGGATGTCTTCTCTATAAACTATGCTATTTCACGCTTCCTTTTGGGGAAAGCCAAGTTGCTATCTGTGATGGCAGTTTCACCATTCCAGACAATTCACGCTACTCCCACGATATGCACTGTCTCATCA GATATATACTGGAACCCGACCCCGACAAGAGGCCAGACATCTATCAAGTATCTTACTTTGCCTTTAAACTGAATGGACAAGAGTGTCCTGTTCCAAATTTACAT AATTCATCCATTCCTGCAAAACTACCCGAGCCAATCAAAGCCAGTGAAGCAGTggtcaaaaaaagtcaaaccaaaGCCAG GATCACAGACCCAATTCCTACCACCGAAACCTCAATAGCACCTCGACAAAGGCCTAAGCCTGGCCAGACTCAACCACAGCCTATATCAGGCATCCTTCCCATACAAGCAGGTCTGACCCCACGCAAGAGGCCCAATGTTGCTGCTGCAGCACCCCAGGCCATAG GTGTAGGTGTTAATGTCCCAACTCCAGGTGCCCTCCAGACTTCCCAACAGGCTCCTGCTGCAGCACAGGCTTCAGTGCGACCAATGCAAACCACCACCATTCAGCCTCAGATCACACCGCGACCTCAGCAGCTCCACATGAAACAGCAGCAGTCTTCTGCTTTCGTACACCTACAGATTGCCCAGCAG AGCTTTGACTACCAAGTCCAGCATACTGCCACTGTGACACCCACTCTGCTGCAGTACAAAGCTAAGTCAGATTTCCTCGCTCTCACACTGCGccggcagcagcagcatgagGTCCAGGAAAGCCCAGTTCTCCATCTGACCCCCATCCCAGAGTGCTCCGTCATTGGGCCAGCTGCTGACCCAGATGTG GCAACTGTAAGAGGGCACAAAGTCGGCTCCCTAACACCCCCATCGTCCCCAAAAATGGCAGCCAAAAGTGGTCATAGACGTATCCTGAGCGACGTCACTCACAGTGCCATCTTTGGTGTCCCCATCAGCAAGTCCACCCAGCTACTGCAGACAGCCGCAGCTGAGGCCAGCCTCAACAAGTCCAA GTCAGCCAGCACGACTCCTTCTGGCTCTCCATGCTCGTCCCAGCAGACCGTATATCACCCAGCTGATGTGGACACCCAGTCTGCCCATGTGACACCCAATACTCAGCCCAGTTGGAACCCCTTTGGCGATGATAACTTCTCTAAGCTAACTGCTGAGGAGCTGCTTAACAAAGACTTTGCAAAACTAGGTGAAA atgCTGCACCAGAGGAGAAGTCCAGAGGTGACTCTCTCATTCACAGGCTCAATTCATTTGGAG ACTCTTTAAATGGGAAAGACTCTATGCTGGGCTGCCATCTTCTATCTTATACTTCTCATGGAAACCAGAATGTTTCTGCTCCTTCTTCCTATCGGCCCTCTGCTCCTCTTGGCTCCTGCTCCGCAGCCTGCCTGGAAGAGCTGCAGCCTGCTCAGACAGCTGCTG ATGTGCAGCTGGACAGTAACGGCTACTCTGTACTTGGCCAAGAAGGGTGCGGCAGCGAAACTGTTGGAGACTCTGCAGCAAACGACGTATGTATTCACTCCAGTGATGAAGACCAGGAAAAAGAAACCTGTCAAGAACAACAGCAGAATTTCGAGGCTGACGCCGAAGGTCCTACTTCGGCCCAAGACCTCAGCGGCTCCAGACCACTGCTGCTTGACTCAGAGGAGGACGAAGAACACGGAACTCAGCCCAGCTTCCACTCAACACCAGCTACCTGTGTGCCATCATCCGCCACCGTTGCCCAGAATCATTACCAACTTGATCCCGAACCAGCCAGTGCAGATATCTTCTCAAAAGCTCCTTTTTGCCTCACCCAGCAAGGAGCGGGCGACGTGTTCGCCAACGCGCCATTTCCGAGCGGCCCGTTGGCAGCCCAACAGCAGCCGGACGTGTTCTCCCAGGCTCCGTTTGCGAAAAGAAAGGAGGCTGCACTACCTGCGTACCTTTACGGGGCAGCTCTTGTCCCTGAGCAAGGCACACTTGGACAAATTGCACCACATCCGTTCCGCCCGCAAGAGCTTGCGAAATATTCCCGCCACTTTGAGGGAACTGTCGTCCCGCAGAATGAGGGCCCGTTTAATGTGAGCAATCAAAGTTGTGTTCACACTACTGACCCTTTTGTCTCTGCGCCTTTCCACCTCAAAGCCCCACAGGAAAAGCGCTGA
- the LOC127601919 gene encoding AP2-associated protein kinase 1-like isoform X12 — protein sequence MKKFFDSRRELVSSGPGQGAGGGGAGSSSGGSFIGRVFTLGRHQVTIEEIVAEGGFAIVFLVRTNQGQRCALKRMYVNNEHDLQICKMEIQIMRDLVGHKNIVGFLDSSIAAVGAGDVWEVLILMDFCRGGQVVNLMNQRLQTGFTEAEVLQVFCDTCEAVARLHQSKTPIIHRDLKVENILLHDQGHYVLCDFGSATNHFQNPQTEGVPVIEEEIKKYTTLSYRAPEMVNLYAGKVITTKADIWAMGCLLYKLCYFTLPFGESQVAICDGSFTIPDNSRYSHDMHCLIRYILEPDPDKRPDIYQVSYFAFKLNGQECPVPNLHNSSIPAKLPEPIKASEAVVKKSQTKARITDPIPTTETSIAPRQRPKPGQTQPQPISGILPIQAGLTPRKRPNVAAAAPQAIGVGVNVPTPGALQTSQQAPAAAQASVRPMQTTTIQPQITPRPQQLHMKQQQSSAFVHLQIAQQSFDYQVQHTATVTPTLLQYKAKSDFLALTLRRQQQHEVQESPVLHLTPIPECSVIGPAADPDVATVRGHKVGSLTPPSSPKMAAKSGHRRILSDVTHSAIFGVPISKSTQLLQTAAAEASLNKSKSASTTPSGSPCSSQQTVYHPADVDTQSAHVTPNTQPSWNPFGDDNFSKLTAEELLNKDFAKLGENAAPEEKSRGDSLIHRLNSFGDSLNGKDSMLGCHLLSYTSHGNQNVSAPSSYRPSAPLGSCSAACLEELQPAQTAADSSFLMSQGEKGNSDEFDPIPVLISKTSNQGGHSRNNSGSSESSLPNLTRSLLLVDQLIDL from the exons ATGAAGAAATTCTTCGACTCCCGACGGGAGCTCGTGAGCTCGGGGCCTGGTCAGGGAGCCGGCGGAGGGGGCGCAGGTTCCAGCAGCGGAGGCAGCTTCATCGGCCGGGTTTTTACCCTTGGACGACATCAAGTGACCATCGAAGAGATCGTGGCTGAAG GAGGttttgccattgtttttttggtgcGCACAAATCAGGGTCAGCGGTGTGCGCTAAAGCGGATGTATGTTAACAATGAGCATGATCTTCAAATCTGCAAAATGGAGATACAGATTATG CGGGACCTCGTAGGGCACAAAAACATAGTTGGCTTCCTGGATTCCAGCATAGCTGCAGTTGGAGCTGGCGATGTGTGGGAGGTCCTAATTCTTATGGACTTCTGTCGAG ggggacaggtggtcaacctgatgAACCAACGCTTACAGACTGGCTTCACAGAGGCAGAGGTGTTGCAGGTCTTTTGTGACACGTGTGAAGCTGTTGCTCGTCTTCACCAGTCCAAGACTCCAATCATTCATCGAGACCTCAAG GTGGAAAATATTCTTCTGCATGACCAGGGACATTATGTGCTGTGTGACTTTGGGAGCGCTACAAACCACTTCCAAAACCCACAGACAGAGGGTGTACCTGTCATTGAGGAGGAAATCAAAAA GTACACTACTTTATCATATCGTGCGCCAGAGATGGTCAACCTCTATGCTGGTAAAGTCATCACAACAAAGGCAGATATATGG GCTATGGGATGTCTTCTCTATAAACTATGCTATTTCACGCTTCCTTTTGGGGAAAGCCAAGTTGCTATCTGTGATGGCAGTTTCACCATTCCAGACAATTCACGCTACTCCCACGATATGCACTGTCTCATCA GATATATACTGGAACCCGACCCCGACAAGAGGCCAGACATCTATCAAGTATCTTACTTTGCCTTTAAACTGAATGGACAAGAGTGTCCTGTTCCAAATTTACAT AATTCATCCATTCCTGCAAAACTACCCGAGCCAATCAAAGCCAGTGAAGCAGTggtcaaaaaaagtcaaaccaaaGCCAG GATCACAGACCCAATTCCTACCACCGAAACCTCAATAGCACCTCGACAAAGGCCTAAGCCTGGCCAGACTCAACCACAGCCTATATCAGGCATCCTTCCCATACAAGCAGGTCTGACCCCACGCAAGAGGCCCAATGTTGCTGCTGCAGCACCCCAGGCCATAG GTGTAGGTGTTAATGTCCCAACTCCAGGTGCCCTCCAGACTTCCCAACAGGCTCCTGCTGCAGCACAGGCTTCAGTGCGACCAATGCAAACCACCACCATTCAGCCTCAGATCACACCGCGACCTCAGCAGCTCCACATGAAACAGCAGCAGTCTTCTGCTTTCGTACACCTACAGATTGCCCAGCAG AGCTTTGACTACCAAGTCCAGCATACTGCCACTGTGACACCCACTCTGCTGCAGTACAAAGCTAAGTCAGATTTCCTCGCTCTCACACTGCGccggcagcagcagcatgagGTCCAGGAAAGCCCAGTTCTCCATCTGACCCCCATCCCAGAGTGCTCCGTCATTGGGCCAGCTGCTGACCCAGATGTG GCAACTGTAAGAGGGCACAAAGTCGGCTCCCTAACACCCCCATCGTCCCCAAAAATGGCAGCCAAAAGTGGTCATAGACGTATCCTGAGCGACGTCACTCACAGTGCCATCTTTGGTGTCCCCATCAGCAAGTCCACCCAGCTACTGCAGACAGCCGCAGCTGAGGCCAGCCTCAACAAGTCCAA GTCAGCCAGCACGACTCCTTCTGGCTCTCCATGCTCGTCCCAGCAGACCGTATATCACCCAGCTGATGTGGACACCCAGTCTGCCCATGTGACACCCAATACTCAGCCCAGTTGGAACCCCTTTGGCGATGATAACTTCTCTAAGCTAACTGCTGAGGAGCTGCTTAACAAAGACTTTGCAAAACTAGGTGAAA atgCTGCACCAGAGGAGAAGTCCAGAGGTGACTCTCTCATTCACAGGCTCAATTCATTTGGAG ACTCTTTAAATGGGAAAGACTCTATGCTGGGCTGCCATCTTCTATCTTATACTTCTCATGGAAACCAGAATGTTTCTGCTCCTTCTTCCTATCGGCCCTCTGCTCCTCTTGGCTCCTGCTCCGCAGCCTGCCTGGAAGAGCTGCAGCCTGCTCAGACAGCTGCTG ACTCTTCTTTCCTCATGTCGCAAGGAGAGAAAGGGAATAGTGACGAGTTTGACCCTATTCCCGTGCTCATCTCCAAAACCTCAAACCAAG GTGGTCACTCACGCAACAACAGTGGCAGTTCAGAGTCCAGCCTTCCCAACTTGACTCGCTCCCTTCTACTGGTGGATCAGCTCATCGACCTCTAG
- the LOC127601919 gene encoding AP2-associated protein kinase 1-like isoform X14 — MKKFFDSRRELVSSGPGQGAGGGGAGSSSGGSFIGRVFTLGRHQVTIEEIVAEGGFAIVFLVRTNQGQRCALKRMYVNNEHDLQICKMEIQIMRDLVGHKNIVGFLDSSIAAVGAGDVWEVLILMDFCRGGQVVNLMNQRLQTGFTEAEVLQVFCDTCEAVARLHQSKTPIIHRDLKVENILLHDQGHYVLCDFGSATNHFQNPQTEGVPVIEEEIKKYTTLSYRAPEMVNLYAGKVITTKADIWAMGCLLYKLCYFTLPFGESQVAICDGSFTIPDNSRYSHDMHCLIRYILEPDPDKRPDIYQVSYFAFKLNGQECPVPNLHNSSIPAKLPEPIKASEAVVKKSQTKARITDPIPTTETSIAPRQRPKPGQTQPQPISGILPIQAGLTPRKRPNVAAAAPQAIGVGVNVPTPGALQTSQQAPAAAQASVRPMQTTTIQPQITPRPQQLHMKQQQSSAFVHLQIAQQSFDYQVQHTATVTPTLLQYKAKSDFLALTLRRQQQHEVQESPVLHLTPIPECSVIGPAADPDVATVRGHKVGSLTPPSSPKMAAKSGHRRILSDVTHSAIFGVPISKSTQLLQTAAAEASLNKSKSASTTPSGSPCSSQQTVYHPADVDTQSAHVTPNTQPSWNPFGDDNFSKLTAEELLNKDFAKLGENAAPEEKSRGDSLIHRLNSFGGGHSRNNSGSSESSLPNLTRSLLLVDQLIDL, encoded by the exons ATGAAGAAATTCTTCGACTCCCGACGGGAGCTCGTGAGCTCGGGGCCTGGTCAGGGAGCCGGCGGAGGGGGCGCAGGTTCCAGCAGCGGAGGCAGCTTCATCGGCCGGGTTTTTACCCTTGGACGACATCAAGTGACCATCGAAGAGATCGTGGCTGAAG GAGGttttgccattgtttttttggtgcGCACAAATCAGGGTCAGCGGTGTGCGCTAAAGCGGATGTATGTTAACAATGAGCATGATCTTCAAATCTGCAAAATGGAGATACAGATTATG CGGGACCTCGTAGGGCACAAAAACATAGTTGGCTTCCTGGATTCCAGCATAGCTGCAGTTGGAGCTGGCGATGTGTGGGAGGTCCTAATTCTTATGGACTTCTGTCGAG ggggacaggtggtcaacctgatgAACCAACGCTTACAGACTGGCTTCACAGAGGCAGAGGTGTTGCAGGTCTTTTGTGACACGTGTGAAGCTGTTGCTCGTCTTCACCAGTCCAAGACTCCAATCATTCATCGAGACCTCAAG GTGGAAAATATTCTTCTGCATGACCAGGGACATTATGTGCTGTGTGACTTTGGGAGCGCTACAAACCACTTCCAAAACCCACAGACAGAGGGTGTACCTGTCATTGAGGAGGAAATCAAAAA GTACACTACTTTATCATATCGTGCGCCAGAGATGGTCAACCTCTATGCTGGTAAAGTCATCACAACAAAGGCAGATATATGG GCTATGGGATGTCTTCTCTATAAACTATGCTATTTCACGCTTCCTTTTGGGGAAAGCCAAGTTGCTATCTGTGATGGCAGTTTCACCATTCCAGACAATTCACGCTACTCCCACGATATGCACTGTCTCATCA GATATATACTGGAACCCGACCCCGACAAGAGGCCAGACATCTATCAAGTATCTTACTTTGCCTTTAAACTGAATGGACAAGAGTGTCCTGTTCCAAATTTACAT AATTCATCCATTCCTGCAAAACTACCCGAGCCAATCAAAGCCAGTGAAGCAGTggtcaaaaaaagtcaaaccaaaGCCAG GATCACAGACCCAATTCCTACCACCGAAACCTCAATAGCACCTCGACAAAGGCCTAAGCCTGGCCAGACTCAACCACAGCCTATATCAGGCATCCTTCCCATACAAGCAGGTCTGACCCCACGCAAGAGGCCCAATGTTGCTGCTGCAGCACCCCAGGCCATAG GTGTAGGTGTTAATGTCCCAACTCCAGGTGCCCTCCAGACTTCCCAACAGGCTCCTGCTGCAGCACAGGCTTCAGTGCGACCAATGCAAACCACCACCATTCAGCCTCAGATCACACCGCGACCTCAGCAGCTCCACATGAAACAGCAGCAGTCTTCTGCTTTCGTACACCTACAGATTGCCCAGCAG AGCTTTGACTACCAAGTCCAGCATACTGCCACTGTGACACCCACTCTGCTGCAGTACAAAGCTAAGTCAGATTTCCTCGCTCTCACACTGCGccggcagcagcagcatgagGTCCAGGAAAGCCCAGTTCTCCATCTGACCCCCATCCCAGAGTGCTCCGTCATTGGGCCAGCTGCTGACCCAGATGTG GCAACTGTAAGAGGGCACAAAGTCGGCTCCCTAACACCCCCATCGTCCCCAAAAATGGCAGCCAAAAGTGGTCATAGACGTATCCTGAGCGACGTCACTCACAGTGCCATCTTTGGTGTCCCCATCAGCAAGTCCACCCAGCTACTGCAGACAGCCGCAGCTGAGGCCAGCCTCAACAAGTCCAA GTCAGCCAGCACGACTCCTTCTGGCTCTCCATGCTCGTCCCAGCAGACCGTATATCACCCAGCTGATGTGGACACCCAGTCTGCCCATGTGACACCCAATACTCAGCCCAGTTGGAACCCCTTTGGCGATGATAACTTCTCTAAGCTAACTGCTGAGGAGCTGCTTAACAAAGACTTTGCAAAACTAGGTGAAA atgCTGCACCAGAGGAGAAGTCCAGAGGTGACTCTCTCATTCACAGGCTCAATTCATTTGGAG GTGGTCACTCACGCAACAACAGTGGCAGTTCAGAGTCCAGCCTTCCCAACTTGACTCGCTCCCTTCTACTGGTGGATCAGCTCATCGACCTCTAG